From a region of the Methanolobus tindarius DSM 2278 genome:
- a CDS encoding DUF5803 family protein, whose translation MKKYFFLALFLLSIMLFTSGCVDDLVPVDDTTAEISAYEFEVFLNNSYDNGTFIPTHSFYLSKNGSAKVVSILENESVIQIIPLEDLSNQNSETVSNIVVLGDVSNNTNATPENFEYFASMSSAADINYTISDDVIRGQKYVFINFEEPVTGFVAYTMTTALGQDFIYVTTPPSVVRYVLPEGYTTGNSLIGKVKPEPNQVYYDSDGRENLVWTNEVTTTGFLSMLGSYSSGDESIEPIPELISVKYYTEDAPRDLTIAAGVLGLVALSVFLRFRNERKKLEKIRNEFESQLSNPKKKGNDKN comes from the coding sequence ATGAAAAAATATTTTTTCCTGGCATTGTTCCTTTTAAGTATCATGCTTTTCACATCAGGCTGTGTGGATGACCTTGTGCCTGTAGATGATACTACTGCGGAAATATCTGCTTATGAGTTTGAAGTTTTCCTCAACAACAGTTATGATAACGGCACTTTTATTCCAACTCATTCATTTTATCTTTCAAAGAACGGCTCTGCAAAGGTTGTTTCAATACTTGAAAATGAATCTGTCATACAGATAATTCCACTGGAAGACCTCAGTAACCAGAACAGTGAAACCGTAAGTAATATAGTTGTACTTGGGGACGTTTCCAATAATACCAATGCTACACCGGAAAACTTTGAGTATTTCGCTTCCATGAGTTCAGCTGCTGATATTAATTATACAATATCAGACGATGTAATCCGGGGGCAGAAATATGTGTTCATTAATTTTGAAGAACCGGTTACCGGATTTGTAGCTTACACAATGACTACAGCGCTTGGCCAGGATTTTATCTATGTAACAACACCTCCGTCAGTTGTCCGTTATGTTCTTCCCGAAGGTTACACAACCGGCAATTCCCTGATTGGAAAAGTAAAACCTGAACCAAATCAGGTTTACTATGATTCAGATGGAAGGGAAAATCTGGTCTGGACAAATGAAGTTACAACAACCGGCTTCCTGAGTATGCTGGGGAGTTATTCATCAGGGGATGAATCCATTGAGCCGATTCCAGAACTCATTAGTGTAAAATACTATACCGAAGATGCTCCAAGGGATCTGACAATAGCTGCCGGAGTACTGGGGCTTGTTGCTTTGTCAGTATTTTTGAGATTCAGGAATGAAAGGAAAAAGCTGGAAAAAATACGCAACGAATTTGAAAGCCAGTTGTCAAATCCAAAAAAGAAAGGTAATGATAAGAATTGA
- a CDS encoding ABC transporter permease, producing the protein MNPVDYFRIPSVSSRSLKVWQRNKDVFMKDIKLNFLPPFLEPILYLFALGFGLGKFVESIDGVPYAQFIAPALIAVSVMYASFFECSYSSYVRMYYQKTFDAIIATPLTIEDVIAGELLWGATRSMINATVMIPVIAAFGLIDLKYSLLIIPFAFFGGLLFAAIGMCFTAITPNIMSINYPVLLFITPMFLFSGTFFPLSALPVPLQYFATAFLPLTHIVNVIRTLSYGMLSSSLIFDVAWVLFVGMALLVLSINLMRRRLIV; encoded by the coding sequence ATGAACCCGGTAGATTATTTCAGGATTCCCTCTGTGAGTTCAAGGTCACTTAAGGTCTGGCAGAGGAACAAGGACGTTTTCATGAAGGACATCAAACTGAACTTCCTGCCTCCGTTCCTTGAACCTATATTGTATCTGTTTGCTCTTGGTTTTGGACTCGGGAAATTCGTGGAGAGCATTGACGGAGTTCCTTATGCACAATTCATTGCCCCTGCACTTATTGCAGTTTCAGTAATGTACGCCTCATTTTTCGAGTGCAGTTACAGTTCTTACGTCAGGATGTACTATCAGAAAACATTCGATGCCATAATTGCAACCCCGCTTACAATAGAGGATGTGATTGCAGGGGAGCTGCTCTGGGGAGCTACCAGAAGCATGATAAATGCCACAGTAATGATTCCTGTGATTGCTGCGTTTGGTTTAATAGACCTGAAGTACTCTTTGCTGATAATTCCCTTTGCGTTTTTCGGAGGTTTACTTTTTGCAGCAATAGGTATGTGTTTTACAGCCATTACGCCAAATATCATGTCTATAAACTATCCGGTGCTGTTATTCATCACACCGATGTTCCTTTTCAGTGGAACCTTCTTCCCGCTCAGTGCACTTCCCGTTCCGCTTCAGTATTTTGCAACAGCCTTCCTTCCGCTAACTCATATTGTGAATGTCATAAGGACTCTTTCATATGGAATGCTGAGTTCATCCCTGATATTTGATGTTGCATGGGTTTTGTTTGTGGGTATGGCTCTGCTGGTACTTTCAATAAATCTCATGAGAAGAAGACTGATAGTCTGA
- a CDS encoding ABC transporter ATP-binding protein: MAPIIEARELKKSFKDFVAVDGISFSIEEGEMFGFLGPNGAGKTTTMRMIQCVSPVTGGTLEVLNMDVSSQQREIKSVMGVVPQENNLDEDFTVYENLLVYSRYFDIPKDEAEKRVEELLDFVHLQEKRDVMTESLSGGMKRRLVLARALINRPDVLILDEPTVGLDPQARHLIWEKLRSLKKQGVTIVLTSHYLDEVEKLCDRLVVMDNGKILVEGSPTGVIEEFIGSDIIEAENNPEILECLQQKEAKYEVIGDIVHIYADNAREISEYLVMECSLSKISARPATLEDVFLKLTGRSLRE; encoded by the coding sequence ATAGCTCCGATAATTGAAGCCAGGGAACTGAAGAAGTCTTTCAAGGACTTTGTAGCTGTTGACGGCATTAGTTTTAGCATTGAAGAAGGCGAAATGTTTGGATTCCTCGGGCCCAACGGAGCAGGGAAAACAACCACAATGCGAATGATACAGTGTGTATCACCAGTAACCGGAGGCACACTTGAAGTTCTGAACATGGATGTTTCCAGCCAGCAGCGTGAAATTAAATCAGTAATGGGAGTTGTTCCTCAGGAAAACAATCTCGACGAGGATTTCACAGTCTATGAGAATTTGCTTGTCTATTCCAGATATTTTGATATTCCAAAAGATGAAGCTGAAAAGCGAGTTGAGGAACTTCTTGATTTTGTCCATCTTCAGGAAAAACGTGATGTAATGACAGAAAGCCTGTCAGGCGGAATGAAACGTAGGCTTGTACTTGCAAGAGCGCTGATAAACCGTCCGGATGTCCTGATTCTTGATGAACCTACAGTTGGTCTTGACCCACAGGCACGTCATTTGATATGGGAAAAACTTAGAAGTCTTAAAAAACAGGGAGTAACCATCGTTCTTACATCACATTATCTTGATGAGGTCGAAAAACTCTGTGACAGGCTTGTGGTAATGGATAATGGAAAAATACTGGTGGAAGGCAGTCCGACTGGAGTTATTGAGGAGTTTATAGGTTCAGATATTATCGAAGCTGAGAACAATCCTGAAATACTGGAATGTTTGCAACAAAAGGAAGCAAAATATGAGGTAATTGGTGATATTGTTCACATCTATGCAGATAATGCAAGGGAGATTTCGGAGTATCTGGTCATGGAATGTTCTCTCTCAAAAATAAGTGCAAGGCCGGCAACACTTGAAGATGTATTCCTCAAACTCACTGGCAGGAGTCTGAGAGAATGA